Proteins found in one bacterium genomic segment:
- the ppdK gene encoding pyruvate, phosphate dikinase: MSDKYVYTFGDGKAEGRADMKNLLGGKGANLAEMSNLGIPVPAGFTITTEMCTVYYKLDRKYPSELDGDIRKAMTNIEKIMGAQFGDKVNPLLVSVRSGARVSMPGMMDTVLNLGLNDVTVQGLIKQSGNERFGWDSYRRFVQMYGDVVMGLKPESKEEEDPFEEVLKHKKAKLGVKLDTDLTAKDLKELVVEFKAMIEKRKGVKFPEDPWEQLWGAIEAVFGSWMGARAIKYRKLNGIPEDWGTAVNVQAMVFGNMGDDSGTGVAFTRDPATGTNLFFGEYLVNAQGEDVVAGIRTPQPVNDSTKSSADQVTLQALMPAAYKTLEAIYLKLEKHYKDMQDIEFTIQKGKLWMLQTRNGKRTAAAAVKIAVDMVAEGLIDKTKAVSRIEPTQLDQLLHPMFDPKAKKTVIAKGLPASPGAASGKVVFHSDDAEEWAAKGEKVILVRIETSPEDIGGMNVAQGILTAFGGMTSHAAVVARGMGKCCVAGCGAAEIDYKKKLFTIAGKDVTVKEGEWISLNGSSGEVMLGQVPTTSVDVSGDFGKIMGWADEIRKIGVRTNADTPHDAEVAIKFGAEGIGLCRTEHMFFEGDRIKAMREMILADDTAGRKKALAKLLPYQRDDFYGIFKVMAGKPVTIRLLDPPLHEFLPQEDANQAEMAKEMGVPVEKVKNKVASLHELNPMLGHRGCRLGVTYPEISEMQARAIFEAACELKKKDKIDSKPEVMVPLVGTTGEIINQKQLIVDTAKKVFAEYGFELPYMVGTMIEIPRAALIADKIAEYAEFFSFGTNDLTQMGFGYSRDDAGRFLPGYVDMNILPEDPFQVLDQEGIGQLIQIGIERGRKTRPTLKVGICGEHGGEPKSVEFCHRVGMNYVSCSPYRVPIARLAAAHAVIKEKGSKVESGTK, from the coding sequence CCTGCTGGGCGGCAAGGGCGCCAACCTGGCCGAGATGAGCAACCTCGGCATCCCGGTGCCCGCCGGTTTTACGATCACCACCGAGATGTGCACGGTCTACTACAAGCTCGACCGCAAGTACCCGTCCGAGCTGGACGGCGATATCCGCAAGGCTATGACCAACATCGAGAAGATCATGGGCGCTCAGTTCGGCGACAAGGTCAACCCCCTGCTCGTCTCGGTGCGCTCCGGCGCCCGCGTGTCCATGCCCGGCATGATGGACACCGTGCTCAACCTCGGCCTCAACGACGTCACGGTCCAGGGCCTGATCAAGCAGAGCGGCAACGAGCGTTTCGGCTGGGACAGCTACCGCCGCTTCGTCCAGATGTACGGCGACGTTGTCATGGGCCTGAAGCCCGAGAGCAAGGAAGAGGAAGACCCGTTCGAGGAAGTGCTCAAGCACAAGAAAGCCAAGCTGGGCGTCAAGCTCGACACCGACCTGACCGCCAAGGACCTCAAGGAGTTGGTGGTCGAGTTCAAGGCCATGATCGAGAAGCGCAAGGGCGTCAAGTTCCCCGAGGACCCGTGGGAGCAGCTCTGGGGTGCGATCGAGGCGGTGTTCGGATCCTGGATGGGCGCCCGCGCGATCAAGTACCGCAAGCTCAATGGCATCCCCGAGGACTGGGGCACCGCGGTCAACGTGCAGGCCATGGTGTTCGGCAACATGGGCGATGACAGCGGCACCGGCGTGGCGTTCACCCGCGACCCGGCTACCGGCACCAACCTGTTCTTCGGCGAATACCTGGTCAATGCCCAGGGCGAGGACGTGGTGGCCGGTATCCGCACCCCGCAGCCGGTCAACGACTCCACCAAGAGCTCGGCCGACCAGGTGACCCTGCAGGCCCTGATGCCCGCGGCCTACAAGACCCTCGAGGCCATTTACCTGAAGCTCGAAAAGCATTACAAGGATATGCAGGATATCGAGTTCACCATCCAGAAAGGCAAGCTCTGGATGCTCCAGACCCGTAACGGCAAGCGCACCGCCGCCGCCGCGGTCAAGATCGCCGTGGACATGGTCGCCGAGGGCCTGATCGACAAGACCAAAGCGGTCAGCCGCATCGAGCCCACCCAGTTGGACCAGCTCCTGCACCCGATGTTTGACCCCAAGGCCAAGAAGACTGTCATCGCCAAGGGTCTTCCCGCCTCTCCCGGCGCTGCCAGCGGAAAGGTGGTGTTCCACTCGGATGACGCCGAGGAGTGGGCCGCCAAGGGTGAGAAAGTCATCCTGGTCCGTATCGAGACCAGCCCCGAGGATATCGGCGGCATGAACGTGGCCCAGGGCATCCTGACCGCTTTCGGCGGCATGACCAGTCACGCGGCCGTGGTGGCCCGCGGCATGGGCAAGTGCTGCGTGGCCGGTTGCGGCGCGGCAGAGATCGACTACAAGAAGAAGCTGTTTACTATCGCCGGCAAGGACGTGACAGTCAAGGAAGGCGAGTGGATTTCGCTCAACGGCTCCTCGGGCGAGGTCATGCTGGGCCAGGTGCCCACCACCTCGGTTGACGTGAGCGGCGATTTCGGCAAAATCATGGGCTGGGCGGATGAGATCCGCAAGATCGGCGTGCGCACCAACGCCGACACCCCGCACGACGCCGAGGTGGCGATCAAGTTCGGGGCCGAGGGCATCGGGCTCTGCCGCACCGAGCATATGTTCTTCGAGGGCGACCGGATCAAGGCCATGCGCGAGATGATCCTGGCCGATGACACCGCGGGCCGCAAGAAAGCCCTGGCCAAGCTGTTGCCCTACCAGCGCGATGATTTCTACGGCATCTTCAAGGTAATGGCCGGCAAGCCGGTCACGATCCGCCTGTTGGACCCGCCGCTGCACGAGTTCCTGCCGCAGGAGGACGCCAACCAGGCCGAGATGGCCAAGGAAATGGGTGTGCCGGTGGAGAAAGTGAAGAACAAGGTCGCCTCGCTGCACGAGCTGAACCCCATGCTCGGCCACCGCGGCTGCCGTCTGGGCGTCACCTATCCCGAGATCAGCGAGATGCAGGCCCGCGCCATTTTCGAGGCCGCCTGCGAGCTGAAGAAGAAAGACAAGATCGACTCGAAGCCCGAGGTGATGGTCCCGCTGGTGGGAACCACCGGTGAAATCATCAACCAGAAGCAGCTTATTGTCGACACTGCCAAGAAGGTGTTCGCCGAGTACGGTTTCGAGCTGCCCTACATGGTCGGCACGATGATCGAGATTCCGCGCGCCGCACTTATCGCGGACAAGATCGCCGAGTACGCCGAGTTCTTCAGTTTCGGCACCAACGACCTGACCCAGATGGGTTTCGGCTACAGCCGCGATGACGCGGGCCGTTTCCTGCCGGGCTATGTCGACATGAACATCCTGCCCGAGGACCCGTTCCAGGTGCTGGACCAGGAGGGTATCGGCCAGCTCATCCAGATCGGCATCGAGCGCGGCCGCAAGACCCGCCCGACCCTCAAGGTCGGAATCTGCGGCGAGCACGGCGGCGAGCCCAAGAGCGTGGAGTTCTGCCACCGCGTGGGCATGAACTATGTCTCCTGCTCCCCGTACCGTGTGCCCATCGCCCGCCTGGCCGCGGCCCACGCCGTGATCAAGGAGAAGGGCTCCAAGGTGGAAAGCGGCACCAAGTAA
- a CDS encoding nucleotidyltransferase family protein, which produces MTATETVKQKREDILRLVHERGASNPRLFGSLARGEAHPGSDLDLLVDLSPEASLLDLIALKQDVEALTGCRVDLVTSGSLSPFIRESVLRDARPL; this is translated from the coding sequence ATGACCGCCACCGAGACAGTCAAGCAGAAACGCGAGGACATCCTGCGCCTGGTGCACGAGCGCGGGGCGTCCAACCCGCGTTTGTTCGGCTCCCTGGCCCGCGGGGAGGCGCACCCCGGCAGTGACCTGGACCTTCTGGTGGACCTCTCCCCCGAGGCCTCGCTGCTCGATCTGATCGCGCTCAAGCAGGATGTGGAGGCCCTGACCGGCTGCCGGGTGGACCTGGTTACAAGCGGGTCCCTTTCGCCCTTCATCCGCGAGAGCGTGCTCAGGGACGCCAGGCCACTATGA
- a CDS encoding DUF86 domain-containing protein encodes MNRDEMYLRHILESIRRIETYAAVGQEEFLAATHWHDAAIRNFEVIGEAAKRLSPEFKDSRPHIDWKSIAGFRDFLIHHYMGVDLPAVWRVIEKDLPELKKIVEAALKDTT; translated from the coding sequence ATGAACCGCGATGAGATGTACCTCCGTCATATACTCGAATCGATCCGCCGGATAGAGACTTATGCCGCGGTGGGACAGGAGGAGTTCCTGGCCGCGACCCACTGGCACGATGCGGCGATCCGCAATTTCGAGGTGATCGGTGAGGCCGCCAAGAGGCTTAGCCCGGAGTTCAAGGACAGCCGCCCACATATTGACTGGAAAAGTATCGCCGGTTTCAGGGATTTTCTGATTCACCACTACATGGGTGTGGACTTGCCCGCGGTATGGCGGGTGATAGAGAAAGACCTGCCCGAGTTGAAGAAGATAGTCGAGGCCGCCCTGAAAGACACAACTTGA